From uncultured Roseateles sp., the proteins below share one genomic window:
- the chlG gene encoding chlorophyll synthase ChlG: MQRPAFSAVAELLKPITWFPPMWAFGCGVVASGLPAQGRWPLIVAGVLLAGPFVCATSQAVNDWFDRHVDAINEPQRPIPSGRMPGLWGLYIAVIWTLLSLLLAWQLGRAGFLAAVFGLLLAWAYSAPPLRLKRNGWWGNAACGLCYEGLAWVTGAAVMAMGEWPDGRSLALALAYSLGAHGIMTLNDFKSIEGDRQMGIDSLPVMLGVSGAAWVACIVMATPQVVVALLLWHWGQGWHGLGVAGLLLVQLLLMKRFLTLPRERATWYSANGVTLYVLGMLLSAFALRAATS; encoded by the coding sequence ATGCAGCGCCCTGCCTTCTCCGCCGTCGCCGAACTGCTCAAACCAATCACCTGGTTTCCGCCGATGTGGGCCTTTGGCTGCGGTGTGGTGGCCTCGGGCCTGCCGGCCCAGGGGCGCTGGCCGCTGATCGTCGCGGGCGTGCTGCTGGCCGGGCCCTTTGTCTGCGCCACCAGCCAAGCAGTGAACGACTGGTTCGACCGCCATGTCGATGCCATCAACGAGCCGCAGCGGCCGATACCCTCGGGCCGCATGCCGGGCCTGTGGGGCCTTTACATCGCGGTGATCTGGACCCTGCTGTCGCTGCTGCTGGCCTGGCAGCTCGGCCGGGCCGGCTTTCTGGCCGCCGTGTTCGGCCTGCTGCTGGCCTGGGCCTACAGCGCGCCGCCGCTGCGCCTGAAGCGCAATGGCTGGTGGGGCAATGCCGCCTGCGGCCTTTGCTACGAGGGCCTGGCCTGGGTCACCGGCGCCGCCGTGATGGCCATGGGCGAATGGCCCGACGGCCGCTCGCTGGCGCTGGCCCTGGCCTACAGCCTTGGCGCCCACGGCATCATGACCCTGAACGATTTCAAGTCCATCGAAGGCGACCGCCAGATGGGCATCGACTCGCTGCCGGTGATGCTGGGCGTGTCCGGCGCCGCCTGGGTGGCCTGCATCGTGATGGCCACCCCACAGGTGGTGGTGGCCCTGCTGCTGTGGCATTGGGGCCAGGGCTGGCATGGCCTGGGCGTGGCCGGCCTGCTGCTGGTGCAGCTGCTGCTGATGAAGCGCTTTCTGACCCTGCCGCGGGAGCGTGCCACCTGGTACAGCGCCAATGGCGTGACCCTGTATGTGCTGGGCATGCTGCTCAGCGCCTTTGCGCTGCGCGCAGCGACAAGCTGA
- the ppsR gene encoding transcriptional regulator PpsR has translation MASVVAAAADLALVLDSQGVIRDISLSSGQAHELGDLRNWVGRRWVDTVTVENRAKITAMLAIAGPDVEASLVRVERQVNHPLSGGQELPVSYSIVPMGRQGRLLALGRNLSAVAAVQQRLVDAQQSMERDYLRLRHTEARYRLLFEAVDESLLVIDAVSLTVFEYNAAAARMLGESSKRILGRSVIEFLAVESQAGAYAMFSQARSAGRADDLVVQLINGGAELKLAASLFKQDSTSLLLLRLLQQGPATNQSATAAAEAPSLLSVVGAMPDAFVLTDMQGRILSANPAFIEMLQLPGSESVVGQSLDRWLGRSSVDLNVLISNLRQHGVLRLFPTTLRSGYGEPGAIEISAVSVPDGPRPCLGFSIRDVTRRLPADNRANRQLPRSADQLTGLVGRLPLKDIVGETTDLIERLCIEAALELTRDNRASAAEMLGLSRQSLYVKLRRYGIQDMGAEPND, from the coding sequence ATGGCATCGGTGGTGGCGGCTGCGGCCGATCTGGCCCTGGTGCTGGACAGTCAGGGCGTGATTCGCGACATCTCGCTGAGCAGCGGCCAGGCCCATGAGCTGGGCGATCTGCGCAACTGGGTCGGCCGGCGCTGGGTCGATACGGTCACCGTAGAGAACCGCGCCAAGATCACCGCGATGCTGGCCATCGCCGGACCGGATGTCGAGGCCTCCCTGGTGCGCGTCGAACGCCAGGTCAACCATCCGCTGTCCGGCGGCCAGGAACTGCCGGTGAGCTACAGCATCGTGCCGATGGGGCGCCAGGGCCGCCTGCTGGCGCTGGGCCGCAACCTGAGTGCGGTGGCCGCGGTGCAGCAGCGCCTGGTCGATGCCCAGCAATCGATGGAGCGCGACTACCTGCGCCTGCGCCATACCGAGGCGCGCTACCGGCTGCTGTTCGAGGCGGTGGACGAGTCGCTGCTGGTCATTGACGCCGTCTCGCTGACGGTGTTCGAGTACAACGCCGCGGCGGCGCGCATGCTGGGTGAGTCCAGCAAGCGCATCCTGGGCCGCTCGGTGATCGAGTTTCTGGCGGTCGAAAGCCAGGCCGGTGCCTATGCCATGTTCTCGCAGGCGCGCAGCGCGGGCCGGGCCGATGACCTGGTGGTGCAGCTGATCAACGGCGGCGCCGAACTGAAGCTGGCGGCCTCCCTGTTCAAGCAGGACAGCACGTCGTTGCTGCTGCTGCGCCTGTTGCAGCAGGGCCCGGCGACGAATCAGAGCGCCACCGCTGCGGCCGAGGCGCCATCGCTGCTCAGCGTCGTCGGTGCCATGCCTGACGCCTTTGTGCTGACCGATATGCAGGGCCGCATCCTCAGCGCCAACCCGGCCTTCATCGAGATGCTGCAGCTGCCGGGCAGCGAGTCGGTGGTCGGCCAGTCGCTGGACCGCTGGCTGGGCCGCTCGTCGGTGGACTTGAATGTGCTGATCAGCAATCTGCGCCAGCATGGTGTGCTGCGGCTGTTCCCCACCACCCTACGCAGCGGCTACGGCGAGCCGGGTGCGATCGAGATCTCGGCCGTGTCGGTGCCGGACGGCCCGCGGCCCTGCCTGGGTTTCTCGATACGCGACGTGACGCGTCGCCTGCCGGCCGACAACCGCGCCAACCGCCAGCTGCCCCGCTCGGCCGATCAGCTGACCGGCCTGGTCGGGCGCCTGCCGCTGAAGGACATCGTCGGCGAGACCACCGACCTGATCGAGCGCCTGTGCATCGAAGCGGCGCTGGAGCTGACACGCGACAACCGCGCGTCGGCCGCTGAAATGCTGGGCCTGTCCCGGCAAAGCCTCTACGTGAAGCTGCGCCGCTACGGCATCCAGGACATGGGCGCAGAACCCAACGACTGA
- a CDS encoding cobalamin B12-binding domain-containing protein: MDDGAARPPPTAPHLVSVNEAEDLQLSRIVELEIIPRLMLMHSVAPGPMRAPAQAFLITPVHIETLSKLAVEGDADSCSRFVRALLDAGAALDKVFLDLLAPCAQCLGAKWDDDVYDFSQVTMGLWRLQQVLFEQGSRFKLCGGSAGPQHRALLAAVPGAQHTFGVAMVAEFFARAGWDVLCEPKPSWQDMHAALSAEWFDMLGLSISTPQSIPQVASAILSLRQASVNPRVFVMVGGPLAALLPDLSALCGADAMAMEANAAIEAANLWIGAPCKQA, from the coding sequence ATGGACGATGGGGCGGCCAGGCCGCCGCCGACAGCGCCGCATCTGGTGTCGGTCAACGAAGCGGAAGACCTGCAGCTGTCGCGCATCGTCGAACTGGAAATCATCCCCCGGCTGATGCTGATGCACAGCGTGGCGCCCGGGCCGATGCGGGCGCCGGCACAGGCGTTCCTGATCACACCGGTGCACATCGAGACGCTGAGCAAGCTGGCCGTCGAGGGCGATGCCGACAGCTGTTCGCGCTTTGTGCGTGCGCTGCTGGACGCCGGTGCCGCGCTGGACAAGGTCTTCCTCGACCTGCTGGCCCCTTGCGCGCAATGCCTGGGCGCGAAGTGGGACGACGATGTCTACGACTTCTCCCAGGTCACGATGGGTTTGTGGCGCTTGCAGCAGGTGCTGTTCGAGCAGGGCAGCCGTTTCAAGCTCTGTGGAGGTAGCGCCGGCCCCCAGCACCGTGCCCTGCTGGCGGCTGTGCCGGGCGCGCAGCACACCTTCGGCGTGGCCATGGTGGCTGAATTCTTTGCCCGCGCCGGCTGGGATGTGTTGTGCGAACCCAAGCCGAGCTGGCAAGACATGCATGCCGCCCTGTCAGCTGAATGGTTTGACATGTTGGGACTGTCAATCAGCACACCACAGTCCATCCCGCAAGTGGCCTCTGCTATCCTCAGCCTGCGTCAGGCCTCGGTCAATCCGAGGGTTTTCGTGATGGTGGGCGGGCCCTTGGCGGCGCTGCTGCCGGATTTGTCGGCGCTGTGCGGCGCGGATGCGATGGCCATGGAGGCGAATGCAGCGATAGAAGCTGCAAATCTTTGGATCGGCGCGCCGTGTAAGCAAGCTTGA
- the bchF gene encoding 2-vinyl bacteriochlorophyllide hydratase yields MVTAAASLSAQKAATARRAPLYTPEERRRRDASVWTLVQGLLAPLQFLVFLVSLALVLRFLLTGAGEQTAAVSVLVKTLTLYTIMVTGCIWEKVVFDRWLFAPAFFWEDVFSMLVLALHTAYVLAWFQGWLTPREQMLLALAAYASYAINATQFLLKLRAARLDHAASIATGASA; encoded by the coding sequence ATGGTGACCGCCGCAGCCTCCCTCTCCGCTCAAAAAGCCGCTACGGCTCGCCGAGCGCCGCTCTACACCCCCGAGGAGCGCCGGCGCCGCGATGCCAGCGTCTGGACCCTGGTGCAAGGCCTGCTGGCGCCGCTGCAGTTCCTCGTCTTCCTGGTCAGTCTGGCCCTGGTGCTGCGCTTTCTGCTCACCGGCGCGGGCGAGCAGACGGCCGCGGTCTCGGTGCTGGTCAAGACGCTGACGCTGTACACCATCATGGTGACCGGCTGCATCTGGGAAAAGGTGGTCTTCGACCGCTGGCTGTTCGCCCCCGCCTTCTTCTGGGAAGACGTGTTCAGCATGCTGGTGCTGGCCCTGCACACAGCCTATGTGCTGGCCTGGTTCCAGGGCTGGCTGACGCCGCGCGAGCAGATGCTGCTGGCGCTGGCGGCCTATGCCAGCTACGCGATCAACGCGACGCAGTTCCTGCTCAAGCTGCGCGCCGCCCGGCTGGACCACGCGGCCAGCATCGCCACGGGAGCATCGGCATGA
- a CDS encoding ferredoxin:protochlorophyllide reductase (ATP-dependent) subunit N, protein MSAVIPIHASSGCTDAPVLKERGQREVFCGLTGIIWLHRKMQDAFFLVVGSRTCAHLIQSAAGVMIFAEPRFATAILDERDLAGLADAQDELDRVVKRLLERRPDIRLLFLVGSCPSEVIKLDLSRAASRLSQQFMPQVRVLNYSGSGIETTFTQGEDACLAALVPVLPVSIQQHEPELLIVGALADVVEDQFSRLFQAMGLKHFAFFPARNSTALPAVGPQTRFLLAQPFLGDTAKALEARGARRVASPFPLGAEGTTAWMQAAGAAMGLNAEAVDQAIAPARQRAEAALAAHREQLRGKSIFFFPDSQLELPLARFLSRELGMALTEVGTPYLHRQHLAEELAWLPAGTVLSEGQDVERQLDRCRAARPDMVVCGLGLANPLESEGFTTKWSIELVFTPIQGFEQAGDLAGLFTRPLTRRTLLAA, encoded by the coding sequence GTGAGCGCGGTGATCCCCATCCACGCCAGCAGCGGCTGCACGGATGCGCCGGTGCTGAAGGAACGCGGCCAGCGCGAGGTGTTCTGCGGCCTGACCGGCATCATCTGGCTGCACCGCAAGATGCAGGACGCCTTCTTCCTGGTCGTCGGTTCGCGCACCTGCGCCCATCTGATCCAGTCGGCCGCCGGGGTGATGATTTTTGCCGAGCCGCGCTTCGCCACGGCCATACTCGACGAGCGCGACCTGGCCGGCCTGGCCGATGCACAGGACGAGCTCGACCGTGTGGTCAAGCGCCTGCTCGAGCGCCGGCCCGATATCCGCCTGCTGTTCCTGGTCGGCTCCTGCCCGTCGGAGGTGATCAAGCTCGACCTCTCCCGCGCCGCCAGCCGGCTGAGCCAGCAGTTCATGCCCCAGGTGAGGGTGCTGAACTACTCGGGCAGCGGCATCGAAACCACCTTCACCCAGGGCGAGGATGCCTGCCTGGCCGCCCTGGTGCCGGTGCTGCCGGTCTCGATACAGCAGCATGAGCCCGAGCTGCTGATCGTCGGTGCGCTGGCCGATGTGGTCGAGGACCAGTTCAGCCGCCTGTTCCAGGCCATGGGCCTGAAGCACTTCGCCTTCTTTCCTGCGCGCAACTCGACCGCCCTGCCCGCCGTCGGCCCGCAGACCCGATTTCTGCTGGCCCAGCCTTTTCTGGGTGACACGGCCAAGGCGCTGGAAGCGCGCGGTGCGCGGCGGGTGGCCAGCCCCTTCCCGCTGGGCGCCGAGGGCACGACGGCCTGGATGCAGGCGGCGGGCGCGGCGATGGGCTTGAATGCAGAGGCGGTCGATCAGGCCATCGCCCCGGCCCGCCAGCGCGCTGAAGCAGCACTGGCCGCCCATCGCGAGCAGCTGCGCGGCAAGAGCATCTTCTTCTTCCCCGATTCGCAGCTGGAGCTGCCGCTGGCGCGCTTTCTGTCGCGCGAGCTGGGCATGGCGCTGACGGAGGTCGGCACCCCCTATCTGCACCGCCAGCACCTGGCCGAGGAGCTGGCCTGGCTGCCGGCCGGCACGGTGCTGTCCGAGGGCCAGGATGTGGAGCGCCAGCTGGACCGCTGCCGCGCCGCGCGGCCCGACATGGTCGTCTGCGGCCTGGGCCTGGCCAATCCGCTGGAGTCCGAGGGCTTCACGACCAAGTGGTCCATCGAGCTGGTGTTCACGCCCATCCAGGGCTTCGAGCAGGCCGGTGATCTGGCGGGGCTGTTCACGCGCCCCTTGACTCGCAGAACCCTTCTGGCAGCCTGA
- the bchB gene encoding ferredoxin:protochlorophyllide reductase (ATP-dependent) subunit B yields MQLTLWTYEGPPHVGAMRIATAMREVHYVLHAPQGDTYADLLFTMIERQAKRPPVTYTTFQARDLGGDTADLFKNATREAFERFRPQAMLVGASCTAELIQDDPGGLAQALALPIPVIPLELPAYQRKENWGAAETFYQLVRTLAVKPAQPREQGGQPRCNILGPTALGFRHRDDVREIRQLLEQMGVAVNVVAPLGASPQDLARLADADFNVVLYPEVAHQAASWLTRNLGQPATKTIPIGVAATRAFVREVAQLAGLDPDAAATEAQARSAWYARSVDSNYLTGKRVFVFGDATHAIAAARVAATELGFKVVGLGTYSREFARDVREAAVQYGVEALISDDYLEVEAAITAAGPELVLGTQMERHIAKRLGLPCAVISAPVHVQDFPARYSPQMGFEGANVLFDGWVHPLMMGLEEHLIGMFRGDFEFHEDAAPSHLGATAKPAPIAPPAQEPDKQEGPAATILAAWAPDAEKELRKIPFFVRGKARRNTEAYALSKAVPVITIETLYDAKAHFSR; encoded by the coding sequence ATGCAACTCACCCTCTGGACCTACGAAGGCCCGCCGCACGTCGGCGCGATGCGCATTGCCACCGCGATGCGCGAGGTCCACTACGTGCTGCACGCGCCCCAGGGCGACACCTACGCCGACCTGCTGTTCACGATGATTGAGCGCCAGGCCAAGCGCCCGCCGGTGACCTACACCACCTTCCAGGCGCGCGACCTGGGTGGTGACACCGCCGACCTGTTCAAGAACGCCACCCGCGAGGCCTTCGAGCGCTTCAGGCCGCAGGCGATGCTGGTCGGCGCCTCCTGCACGGCCGAGCTGATACAGGACGATCCGGGCGGTCTGGCGCAGGCGCTGGCCCTGCCCATTCCGGTGATACCGCTGGAGTTGCCAGCCTATCAGCGCAAGGAGAACTGGGGCGCAGCCGAGACCTTCTATCAGCTGGTGCGCACGCTGGCCGTCAAGCCGGCACAGCCACGAGAACAAGGCGGCCAGCCGCGCTGCAACATCCTGGGCCCCACGGCGCTGGGCTTCCGCCACCGCGACGATGTGCGCGAGATCCGCCAGCTGCTCGAACAGATGGGCGTGGCCGTCAATGTGGTCGCGCCGCTGGGCGCCTCGCCGCAAGACCTGGCCCGGCTGGCCGATGCCGACTTCAACGTCGTGCTCTACCCCGAGGTCGCCCACCAGGCCGCCAGCTGGCTGACGCGCAATCTGGGCCAGCCGGCAACGAAGACGATTCCGATAGGCGTGGCCGCCACGCGGGCCTTTGTCCGCGAGGTCGCACAGCTGGCGGGGCTGGACCCGGATGCTGCGGCGACCGAGGCGCAGGCCCGCTCGGCCTGGTATGCCAGGTCGGTCGATTCCAACTACCTGACCGGCAAGCGGGTATTCGTGTTCGGCGACGCCACCCATGCCATTGCCGCGGCCCGCGTGGCTGCTACCGAGTTGGGCTTCAAGGTCGTCGGCCTGGGTACCTACAGCCGCGAATTCGCCCGCGATGTGCGCGAGGCCGCTGTGCAGTACGGCGTCGAGGCCCTGATCAGCGACGACTATCTGGAGGTCGAGGCCGCGATCACGGCCGCCGGCCCGGAGCTGGTGCTGGGCACGCAGATGGAGCGACATATCGCCAAGCGCCTGGGCCTGCCCTGCGCGGTGATTTCGGCGCCGGTCCATGTGCAGGACTTCCCGGCCCGCTACTCGCCGCAGATGGGTTTCGAGGGCGCCAATGTGCTGTTCGACGGCTGGGTCCATCCGCTGATGATGGGCCTGGAGGAACACCTGATCGGCATGTTCCGCGGCGACTTCGAGTTCCACGAAGATGCCGCGCCCTCGCACCTCGGCGCCACCGCCAAGCCGGCACCGATCGCGCCGCCGGCGCAAGAACCCGACAAGCAAGAAGGCCCAGCCGCCACGATCCTGGCAGCCTGGGCCCCTGATGCCGAGAAGGAGCTTCGCAAGATCCCCTTCTTCGTGCGCGGCAAGGCCCGCCGCAACACCGAAGCGTATGCCCTGAGCAAAGCCGTACCGGTGATCACCATCGAGACACTGTATGACGCCAAAGCCCATTTCAGCAGATAG
- a CDS encoding magnesium chelatase subunit H, whose amino-acid sequence MNVVIVTMDSHLASATERANATLSKSLPGLRLSVHAAAEWGDNPQALARCKADIARGDIVIASMLFLEDHFMPILADLQARREHCDAMVCAMSAAEVTKLTRMGKFDMSAPATGAMAFLKRLRGKPPGKDDGNKGTAGAQQMKTLRMLPKLLRFIPGTAQDVRAYFLTLQYWLAGSQDNIANMVRLLVERYAEGPRKPLRLTARPQQPIEYPEIGLYHPRMSHPTAVGLMARTLDALPKVATTGSRGTVGLLLMRSYVLAGNADHYNGVITALEARGLRVIPAFATGLDQRPAIDAFFHTEDGRTRIDALVSLTGFSLVGGPAYNDAKAAEDILARLDVPYLAVHPVEFQTLDQWGGSSRGLLPVESTIMVAIPELDGATGAMVFGGRANAAHIACTGCSHACRFENVIDSHDMHSCIERADTLAARVGKLVDLRRSERAERRVAAVVFNFPPNAGATGTAAFLSVFESLYNTMAALRREGYQVELPDSVDALRERIITGNAARFGAMANVHHRIPANEHLRREKYLKEIEAQWGPSPGKQQSDGSHIFVLGERFGNVFVGIQPAFGYEGDPMRLLFEKGFAPTHAFSAFYRWLREDFAAHAVLHFGTHGALEFMPGKQAGMSGSCWPDRLIGDLPNLYLYASNNPSEGTIAKRRAAATLISYLTPPVAEAGLYKGLVDLKEALERHRGLEPEAKGERDELSLMIQAQAAELDLAPAEPLWAASSEARIARLNEQVLELEYTLIPYGLHVVGQAPSEAERVDLLLSCAEASHGVKPERVVIEALVANGMPASDTDLQDLALLQKLSEMDQLMAEDHEINGILHALDGRFLRPAPGGDLLRTPAILPTGRNLHGFDPFRIPSAYAVKDGFAQAERLLAKHMSAGNAMPESIAMVLWGTDNLKSEGGPIAQVLALMGARPRFDSYGRLAGAELIALAELGRPRIDVVITLSGIFRDLLPLQIKLLAEAAFLAAQADEPPDHNFIRRHALAFQAQHGGDLETASLRVFGNAEGAYGSNINSLIDNSRWEDGDELAETYSRRKGFAYGRGGRPVQQAALLQSVLADVQLAYQNLDSVELGVTTVDTYFDTLGGVSRAIKRAKVRKDGEGAQMAPVYIGDQTRDSFGGGTVRTLSEQVALETRTRMLNPKWYEGMLKHGYEGVRQIEVHVTNTMGWSATTGQVQPWVYEQLSATFILDPEMRERLAQLNPTASARVANRLLEAYERQYWQPDASMLEALRQAGDELEDRLEGVFEKAAA is encoded by the coding sequence ATGAACGTGGTCATCGTGACCATGGACAGCCACCTGGCCAGCGCCACCGAGCGCGCCAACGCAACGCTGTCCAAATCCCTCCCCGGCCTGCGCCTCAGCGTCCACGCCGCCGCCGAATGGGGCGACAACCCGCAGGCGCTGGCGCGCTGCAAGGCCGACATCGCCCGCGGCGACATCGTCATCGCCTCGATGCTCTTTCTCGAAGACCATTTCATGCCCATACTGGCCGACCTGCAGGCGCGGCGCGAGCACTGCGATGCGATGGTCTGCGCCATGTCGGCCGCCGAGGTCACCAAGCTGACGCGCATGGGCAAGTTCGACATGTCGGCACCCGCCACCGGAGCGATGGCCTTTCTGAAGCGGCTGCGCGGCAAGCCGCCGGGCAAGGACGACGGCAACAAGGGAACAGCCGGAGCCCAGCAGATGAAGACCCTGCGCATGCTGCCCAAGCTGCTGCGCTTCATCCCCGGCACGGCCCAGGACGTGCGGGCCTACTTCCTGACCCTGCAGTACTGGCTGGCCGGCTCGCAGGACAATATCGCGAACATGGTGCGGCTGCTGGTCGAGCGTTATGCCGAGGGCCCGCGCAAGCCGCTGCGCCTGACGGCCAGGCCGCAGCAGCCGATCGAGTACCCGGAGATCGGCCTCTACCACCCGCGCATGAGCCATCCCACGGCCGTGGGCCTGATGGCGCGCACGCTGGACGCGCTGCCCAAGGTGGCCACCACCGGCAGCCGCGGCACGGTGGGCCTGCTGCTGATGCGCTCCTATGTGCTGGCCGGCAATGCCGACCATTACAACGGCGTGATCACGGCGCTGGAGGCGCGCGGCCTGCGCGTGATCCCGGCCTTTGCCACCGGCCTGGACCAGCGCCCTGCCATCGACGCCTTCTTCCACACCGAAGACGGCCGCACCCGCATCGACGCGCTGGTCTCGCTGACCGGCTTCTCGCTGGTCGGCGGCCCGGCCTACAACGATGCCAAGGCGGCCGAGGACATCCTGGCGCGGCTGGACGTGCCCTATCTGGCCGTGCACCCGGTCGAGTTCCAGACCCTGGACCAATGGGGTGGCTCCTCGCGCGGCCTGCTGCCGGTGGAGTCCACCATCATGGTGGCCATTCCCGAGCTGGATGGCGCGACCGGCGCGATGGTCTTCGGCGGCCGTGCCAATGCCGCGCACATCGCCTGCACCGGCTGCAGCCACGCCTGCCGCTTCGAGAACGTCATCGACTCGCATGACATGCACAGCTGCATCGAGCGGGCCGATACGCTGGCCGCGCGGGTCGGCAAGCTGGTCGATCTGCGCCGCTCCGAGCGTGCCGAGCGCCGGGTGGCTGCCGTCGTCTTCAACTTCCCGCCGAACGCTGGCGCCACCGGCACGGCCGCCTTCCTGTCGGTGTTCGAGTCGCTCTACAACACCATGGCGGCGCTGCGGCGCGAGGGCTACCAGGTCGAGCTGCCGGACAGCGTCGATGCGCTGCGCGAACGCATCATCACCGGCAATGCCGCCCGCTTCGGCGCGATGGCCAATGTGCACCACCGCATCCCCGCCAACGAGCATCTGCGGCGCGAGAAGTATCTGAAGGAGATCGAGGCCCAGTGGGGCCCGTCGCCGGGCAAGCAGCAGAGCGACGGCAGCCACATCTTTGTGCTGGGCGAGCGCTTCGGCAATGTCTTCGTCGGCATCCAGCCCGCCTTCGGCTACGAGGGCGACCCGATGCGCCTGCTGTTCGAGAAGGGCTTTGCACCGACCCACGCCTTCTCGGCCTTCTACCGCTGGCTGCGCGAAGACTTCGCCGCCCACGCGGTGCTGCATTTCGGCACCCACGGCGCGCTGGAGTTCATGCCCGGCAAGCAGGCCGGCATGTCGGGCAGTTGCTGGCCCGACCGGCTGATCGGCGACCTGCCCAATCTCTATCTCTACGCCTCGAACAACCCGTCCGAGGGCACGATCGCCAAGCGCCGCGCGGCCGCCACGCTGATCAGCTACCTGACGCCACCGGTCGCCGAGGCCGGGCTCTACAAGGGTCTGGTCGACCTGAAGGAGGCGCTGGAGCGCCACCGCGGCCTGGAGCCCGAGGCTAAGGGAGAGCGCGACGAGCTGAGCCTGATGATCCAGGCCCAGGCCGCCGAGCTGGACCTGGCACCGGCCGAGCCGCTGTGGGCGGCAAGCTCCGAAGCGCGCATCGCCCGGCTCAACGAACAGGTGCTGGAGCTCGAATACACCTTGATTCCCTACGGCCTGCACGTCGTGGGCCAGGCTCCCAGCGAGGCCGAGCGGGTGGACCTGCTGCTGTCCTGCGCCGAGGCCTCGCATGGTGTGAAACCCGAGCGCGTGGTGATCGAGGCCCTGGTCGCCAACGGCATGCCGGCGTCCGACACCGATCTGCAAGACCTGGCCCTGCTGCAGAAGCTCAGCGAGATGGACCAGCTGATGGCCGAGGACCACGAGATCAACGGCATCCTGCATGCGCTGGACGGCCGCTTCCTGCGCCCCGCTCCGGGCGGCGACCTGCTGCGCACGCCGGCCATACTGCCCACCGGCCGCAATCTGCATGGCTTCGACCCCTTCCGCATTCCCAGCGCCTACGCGGTCAAGGACGGCTTCGCCCAAGCCGAGCGGCTGCTGGCCAAGCATATGAGTGCCGGCAACGCCATGCCCGAGTCCATCGCCATGGTCCTGTGGGGCACCGACAATCTGAAGAGCGAGGGCGGCCCTATCGCCCAGGTGCTGGCCCTGATGGGCGCCAGGCCCCGCTTCGACAGCTATGGCCGGCTGGCCGGCGCGGAGCTGATTGCGCTGGCCGAGCTGGGCCGGCCGCGCATCGATGTGGTGATCACGCTGTCAGGCATCTTCCGCGACCTGCTGCCGCTGCAGATCAAGCTGCTGGCCGAAGCCGCCTTCCTGGCCGCGCAGGCCGACGAGCCGCCCGATCACAACTTCATACGCAGGCATGCACTGGCCTTCCAGGCCCAGCACGGCGGTGATCTGGAAACGGCCTCGCTGCGCGTGTTCGGCAATGCCGAGGGCGCCTACGGGTCGAACATCAACAGCCTGATCGACAACAGCCGCTGGGAAGATGGCGACGAGCTGGCCGAGACCTACAGCCGCCGCAAGGGCTTTGCCTACGGCCGCGGCGGCCGGCCGGTGCAGCAGGCGGCGCTCTTGCAAAGCGTGCTGGCCGATGTGCAGCTGGCCTACCAGAACCTCGATTCGGTCGAGCTGGGCGTGACCACGGTGGACACCTATTTCGACACGCTGGGCGGCGTCAGCCGCGCGATCAAGCGGGCCAAGGTGCGCAAGGACGGAGAAGGCGCGCAGATGGCTCCGGTCTATATCGGCGACCAGACCCGCGACAGCTTCGGCGGCGGCACGGTGCGCACGCTGTCCGAGCAGGTGGCGCTGGAAACCCGCACCCGCATGCTCAACCCGAAGTGGTACGAGGGCATGCTCAAGCATGGTTACGAGGGCGTGCGCCAGATCGAGGTGCATGTCACCAACACCATGGGCTGGTCAGCCACCACCGGGCAGGTCCAGCCCTGGGTCTACGAGCAGCTGAGCGCCACCTTCATCCTCGACCCCGAGATGCGCGAGCGCCTGGCCCAGCTGAACCCGACTGCCTCGGCGCGGGTCGCCAATCGCTTGCTCGAAGCGTACGAACGGCAGTACTGGCAGCCCGATGCCAGCATGCTTGAAGCCCTGCGCCAGGCCGGCGACGAACTCGAAGACCGCCTCGAAGGCGTGTTTGAAAAGGCAGCAGCATGA